From Pseudomonas sp. B21-028, one genomic window encodes:
- a CDS encoding chemotaxis protein CheV, giving the protein MSSNKARADSLSLLLFTLRSGKLMAINLLKVSEIIPCPPLTKLPESHPHVKGIATLRGASLSVIDLSRAIGERPLEDPDGGCLIVTDVSRSKQGLHVQAVSKIVHCLTTDIKPPPYGSGGNRAFITGVTSVDGTLVQVLDIEKVIHGIAPAQIETAPTELSMEDAEVLGNARILVVDDSQVALQQSVHTLRNLGLQCHTARSAKEAIECLLDLQGTDNQINLIVSDIEMSEMDGYALTRTLRETPDFAHLYVLLHTSLDSAMNSEKARLAGANGVLTKFSSPELTKCLITAAKAVAEQGH; this is encoded by the coding sequence ATGTCTTCCAACAAAGCCCGCGCAGATTCACTTTCGCTTCTGCTGTTTACCTTGCGCAGCGGCAAGCTGATGGCAATCAACCTGCTCAAAGTCAGTGAGATCATCCCGTGCCCGCCACTGACCAAACTGCCGGAATCGCACCCGCACGTAAAAGGCATCGCGACCCTGCGTGGCGCATCGCTGTCGGTGATTGACCTGAGCCGCGCCATCGGCGAGCGGCCGCTGGAAGATCCGGATGGTGGCTGCCTGATCGTCACCGACGTCAGCCGCTCCAAGCAGGGCCTGCATGTGCAGGCGGTGAGCAAGATCGTCCATTGCCTGACCACCGACATCAAGCCACCGCCTTACGGCTCCGGCGGTAACCGCGCGTTCATCACCGGCGTAACGTCGGTGGATGGCACGCTGGTGCAGGTACTGGACATCGAGAAGGTCATCCATGGCATCGCCCCGGCGCAGATCGAAACCGCGCCCACCGAACTGAGCATGGAAGACGCCGAAGTGCTGGGCAACGCACGGATCCTGGTGGTCGATGACAGCCAGGTGGCACTGCAACAATCGGTACACACCCTGCGCAACCTGGGCCTGCAATGCCACACCGCCCGCAGCGCCAAGGAAGCCATCGAATGCCTGTTGGACCTGCAAGGCACGGACAACCAGATCAACCTCATCGTCTCCGACATCGAAATGTCGGAAATGGACGGTTACGCCCTCACCCGCACCCTGCGGGAAACACCGGACTTCGCCCATCTCTACGTGTTGCTGCACACCTCGCTGGACAGCGCCATGAACAGTGAAAAGGCCCGGCTGGCCGGCGCCAACGGGGTACTGACCAAATTTTCCTCGCCAGAACTGACCAAGTGCCTGATCACAGCGGCCAAGGCGGTGGCCGAACAAGGCCACTGA
- the norR gene encoding nitric oxide reductase transcriptional regulator NorR — translation MTATSLLTSLLPLVADLSRELPEGERYRRLLGALRALLPCDAAALLRLDGDCLVPLAVDGLSTDTLGRRFRVSEHPRFEALLANPHPTRFATDSDLPDPYDGLVEGLDDHLEVHDCMGCPLFVDERPWGLLTLDSLDPERFEPIDLSALQAFASLAAATVSAAERIEHLALKAEDEHRRAEVYRQASGQQPRDMVGQSKAHKRLVEEINLVGGSDLTVLITGETGVGKELVAQAIHAASKRAEQPLISLNCAALPDTLVESELFGHVRGAFTGATSDRRGKFELADGGTLFLDEVGELSLTVQAKLLRVLQSGQLQRLGSDKEHQVDVRLIAATNRDLAEEVRSGRYRADFYHRLSVYPLQVPALRDRGRDVLLLSGFFLEQNRSRMGLNSLRLSSDAQAALLAYDWPGNVRELEHLIGRSALKALGRCPMRPKILSLGAQDLDLPQAAEPTSEPSLPPSATAMEPVTGDLREAMDDFQRRLIGASLERHQHNWASAARELGLDRANLGRMARRLGLK, via the coding sequence ATGACCGCAACCTCCCTGCTGACTTCCCTGCTGCCACTGGTAGCGGACCTGTCTCGCGAACTGCCTGAAGGCGAGCGCTATCGCCGCTTGCTCGGTGCCCTGCGCGCCTTGCTGCCCTGTGACGCGGCGGCGCTGTTGCGGCTGGACGGGGACTGCCTGGTGCCGCTGGCGGTGGATGGCTTGAGCACCGACACCTTGGGCCGACGCTTCCGGGTCAGCGAACACCCGCGCTTCGAAGCATTGCTGGCCAACCCGCATCCCACCCGTTTCGCCACCGACAGCGACCTGCCCGACCCTTACGATGGACTGGTCGAAGGTCTCGACGACCATCTGGAGGTTCACGACTGCATGGGCTGCCCGTTGTTCGTCGACGAGCGTCCCTGGGGTCTGCTGACCCTTGACTCACTGGATCCGGAGCGTTTCGAACCCATAGACCTCAGTGCCCTGCAGGCCTTCGCCAGCCTCGCCGCCGCCACGGTCAGCGCCGCCGAACGCATCGAACACCTGGCCTTGAAAGCCGAAGACGAACACCGTCGCGCCGAGGTCTATCGCCAGGCCAGCGGCCAGCAACCCCGCGACATGGTCGGCCAGAGCAAGGCCCATAAACGCCTGGTGGAAGAGATCAATCTGGTGGGCGGTAGCGACCTGACCGTGTTGATCACCGGGGAAACCGGCGTCGGCAAGGAACTGGTCGCGCAAGCCATCCACGCGGCTTCCAAGCGCGCCGAACAGCCGCTGATCAGCCTCAACTGCGCCGCCCTGCCGGACACCCTGGTGGAAAGCGAACTCTTCGGCCATGTACGCGGCGCGTTCACCGGGGCCACGAGCGACCGGCGCGGCAAGTTCGAGCTGGCCGATGGCGGCACGTTGTTCCTCGACGAAGTGGGCGAGCTGTCCCTGACTGTCCAGGCCAAACTGCTGCGAGTGTTGCAGAGCGGCCAGTTGCAGCGCCTGGGCTCGGACAAGGAACACCAGGTCGACGTCCGCCTGATCGCCGCGACCAATCGCGACCTGGCCGAAGAGGTGCGCAGCGGCCGTTACCGGGCAGACTTCTATCACCGCCTGAGCGTGTATCCCTTGCAGGTACCGGCGCTGCGGGATCGCGGCCGGGATGTACTGCTGCTCAGCGGTTTCTTCCTGGAGCAGAACCGCTCGCGCATGGGCCTTAACAGCCTGCGCCTGAGCAGCGACGCCCAGGCCGCGTTGCTGGCCTACGACTGGCCGGGTAACGTGCGTGAACTGGAGCACCTGATCGGCCGTAGCGCCCTGAAAGCGCTGGGCAGATGCCCGATGCGCCCGAAGATCCTCAGCCTCGGCGCCCAGGACCTGGACCTGCCCCAGGCCGCCGAGCCAACGTCAGAACCCTCACTTCCCCCCTCTGCAACAGCGATGGAACCGGTGACGGGTGACCTGCGCGAAGCCATGGATGATTTCCAGCGCCGGCTGATCGGCGCCAGCCTGGAACGCCATCAGCACAACTGGGCCAGCGCCGCCCGGGAACTGGGGCTGGATCGAGCGAACCTGGGTCGGATGGCACGGCGGTTGGGGCTCAAGTAA
- the hmpA gene encoding NO-inducible flavohemoprotein: MLTREERAIIRSTVPLLESGGEALITHFYRMMLSEYPQVRPLFNQAHQASGDQPRALANGVLMYARHIDQLDQLGDLVAKIVNKHVALQIEPQHYPIVGSCLLRAIAEVLGNEIATPEVISAWGAAYNQLADILIGAEAGMYDQKAAAPGGWRGDREFILVAKAQESSEITSFYFEPADKGPILRAEPGQYIGMKLFLDGEEVRRNYSLSALADNGQYRISVKREPNGRVSNYLHHDFQIGSSIQLFPPSGDFYLTASDKPLVLISGGVGITPTLAMLQAALQTERPVHFIHCARNGRAHAFREWIDDLATRHPQLKRFYCYDEDDGLSPAADRIGLLSQEQLAKWLPEQRDLDAYFLGPKGFMAAVKRHLKALGVPDGQSRYEFFGPAAALE, translated from the coding sequence ATGCTCACCCGGGAAGAACGCGCCATCATTCGCTCCACCGTTCCATTGCTCGAAAGCGGTGGTGAAGCGCTCATCACTCATTTCTATCGCATGATGCTTTCCGAGTATCCGCAAGTCCGACCGCTGTTCAACCAGGCTCACCAAGCCAGCGGCGATCAACCTCGGGCCCTGGCCAACGGCGTATTGATGTACGCGCGGCACATCGACCAGCTCGACCAGTTGGGTGACCTTGTGGCGAAAATCGTCAACAAGCACGTCGCCTTGCAGATCGAACCGCAGCATTACCCGATCGTCGGTTCCTGCTTGTTGCGGGCAATTGCCGAAGTGCTGGGCAACGAGATTGCCACGCCCGAAGTGATTTCGGCCTGGGGCGCTGCCTATAACCAGCTGGCCGATATCCTGATCGGCGCCGAAGCCGGCATGTATGACCAGAAAGCCGCTGCGCCGGGTGGCTGGCGGGGCGATCGGGAATTCATCCTGGTGGCCAAGGCCCAGGAAAGCTCGGAGATCACCTCGTTCTATTTCGAGCCGGCGGACAAAGGGCCGATTCTGCGGGCCGAGCCGGGTCAGTACATCGGCATGAAACTGTTCCTGGATGGTGAGGAAGTGCGTCGTAACTATTCACTGTCGGCACTGGCGGACAACGGTCAATACCGGATCAGTGTCAAGCGCGAGCCAAATGGACGGGTGTCGAACTACCTGCATCATGATTTCCAGATTGGTAGCAGCATCCAGCTGTTCCCGCCGTCCGGGGATTTCTACCTGACCGCCAGTGACAAACCCCTGGTGTTGATCAGCGGTGGCGTCGGCATCACCCCGACCCTGGCGATGCTGCAGGCGGCGTTGCAAACCGAGCGGCCGGTACATTTCATTCACTGCGCACGCAATGGTCGCGCCCATGCCTTCCGTGAGTGGATCGACGACCTGGCCACGCGGCACCCGCAGCTCAAGCGCTTCTATTGCTATGACGAAGACGACGGCTTGAGTCCGGCGGCCGACCGGATTGGCTTGTTGAGCCAGGAACAACTGGCCAAATGGCTGCCGGAACAGCGTGACCTGGATGCCTACTTCCTTGGGCCGAAGGGCTTCATGGCGGCCGTGAAGCGTCATCTCAAGGCCCTGGGCGTGCCGGATGGACAGAGCCGCTACGAATTCTTCGGACCGGCTGCTGCGCTGGAGTAA
- a CDS encoding disulfide bond formation protein B: MSEEMMRLGRERRYLVLLGLICLALIGGALYMQVALGEAPCPLCILQRYALLLIAIFAFIGAAMRTRRSLTILEGIVVLCAVAGAGVAGHHVYTQFFPAVSCGIDVLQPIVDDLPLAKIFPLGFQVDGFCSTPYPPILGLSLAQWALLAFVLIVVLVPLLVSRNRKTLR; this comes from the coding sequence ATGAGTGAGGAAATGATGCGGTTGGGCCGCGAGCGTCGCTACCTGGTGCTGCTGGGGCTGATCTGCCTGGCGCTGATCGGTGGCGCGCTGTACATGCAGGTGGCCCTCGGTGAAGCTCCGTGCCCGCTGTGCATCCTGCAGCGTTATGCGCTGTTGCTGATCGCAATCTTCGCTTTCATCGGCGCGGCCATGCGCACCCGTCGCAGCCTGACGATCCTTGAGGGGATTGTGGTGCTCTGCGCCGTGGCAGGTGCTGGGGTGGCGGGGCATCATGTGTACACCCAGTTCTTCCCGGCGGTCAGTTGCGGTATCGATGTGCTGCAACCGATTGTCGATGATCTGCCCCTGGCGAAGATCTTCCCGCTGGGTTTCCAGGTCGATGGGTTCTGCTCCACCCCGTACCCGCCGATCCTGGGCTTGTCTCTGGCGCAGTGGGCGCTGCTGGCCTTCGTGTTGATCGTGGTGCTGGTACCCTTGCTGGTATCGCGTAACCGCAAGACCCTTCGCTGA
- the cyoA gene encoding ubiquinol oxidase subunit II, with protein sequence MSKNRYPRLLGLLPLLGTLLLGGCNMTLLDPKGQVGLDERNLIITATLLMLLVVVPVIVMTFLFAWKYRASNTKAVYTPKWSHSTKIEAAVWTIPVLIIIALGYVTYKSTHALDPYRPLDSDVKPITIEVVSMDWKWLFIYPEQGIATVNKIVFPAHTPINFKVTSDTVMNSFFIPGLGGQIYAMAGMQTKLHLIANQNAELEGISANYSGAGFTGMKFKAIATTQEDFDAWVNDVKKAPKQLEKAEYEALSKPSQNNPVELYSAVTPNLFQTIIDKYEGMNPGKPMHHEKKEQEEVAHNMEGMDMSSHSAAGAEE encoded by the coding sequence ATGAGTAAAAACAGGTACCCCCGATTACTAGGCTTGCTGCCGCTGCTCGGCACGTTGCTGCTGGGAGGCTGCAACATGACCTTGCTCGATCCCAAGGGCCAGGTCGGCCTGGATGAACGAAACCTGATCATCACCGCCACGCTGCTGATGTTGCTGGTCGTCGTGCCGGTTATCGTCATGACGTTCCTGTTCGCCTGGAAATACCGCGCTTCCAACACCAAGGCCGTGTACACGCCGAAGTGGTCGCACTCCACCAAGATTGAAGCAGCCGTGTGGACAATCCCGGTCCTGATCATCATTGCCCTGGGTTATGTCACCTACAAGTCGACCCACGCCCTGGACCCGTACCGTCCGCTGGACTCCGACGTCAAGCCGATCACCATTGAAGTGGTCTCGATGGACTGGAAGTGGCTGTTCATCTATCCGGAACAAGGCATCGCCACCGTCAACAAGATCGTGTTCCCGGCCCACACGCCGATCAACTTCAAGGTCACCTCCGACACCGTGATGAACTCGTTCTTCATCCCGGGCCTGGGCGGCCAGATCTACGCGATGGCGGGCATGCAGACCAAGCTGCACCTGATCGCCAACCAGAATGCCGAACTCGAAGGGATCTCCGCCAACTACAGCGGCGCGGGTTTCACCGGCATGAAGTTCAAAGCAATCGCCACCACTCAGGAGGACTTCGACGCCTGGGTCAACGATGTGAAGAAGGCACCTAAACAGCTTGAAAAAGCTGAATACGAAGCCCTTTCCAAACCGAGCCAGAACAACCCAGTCGAACTCTACTCCGCGGTCACGCCGAACCTGTTCCAGACCATCATCGACAAGTATGAAGGGATGAATCCGGGCAAGCCGATGCACCACGAGAAGAAAGAGCAGGAAGAAGTGGCGCACAACATGGAAGGGATGGACATGAGTTCGCATTCAGCTGCCGGGGCAGAGGAGTAA
- the cyoB gene encoding cytochrome o ubiquinol oxidase subunit I, which produces MFGKLSWEAIPFHEPIVMVTLAIIALGGLALFAGITYFKKWTYLWTEWLTSVDHKKIGVMYIVVAMVMLLRGFADAIMMRTQLAMATEGSPGYLPPEHYDQIFTAHGVIMIIFMAMPFFTGLMNLAVPLQIGARDVAFPFLNSLSFWLLVSGVVLINLSLGVGEFAKTGWVAYPPLSGLQYSPGVGVDYYIWALQLSGLGTTLTGVNFLATVLKMRTPGMKLMDMPIFTWTCTWANVLIVASFPILTATLALLTLDRYMDFHIFTNELGGNPMMYVNLFWAWGHPEVYILILPAFGIFSEVISTFSGKKLFGHHSMIYASGAISVLGFMVWLHHFFTMGSGASVNAFFGLATMLISIPTGVKLFNWLFTIYQGRLRFTSHVLWTLGFMVTFAIGGMTGVLLAIPGADFVLHNSLFVIAHFHNVIIGGAVFGYIAGFAFYFPKAFGFKLHEGWGKGAFWFWITGFFVAFMPLYVLGFMGMTRRLNTTANPEWVPYLYVAMFGAVLIAVGIACQLIQLYVSVRDRNKPENMCEHGDPWDAHTLEWSTSSPPPFYNFAVLPKADTIDPFTEAKENGTAYQPAAKYSPIHMPNNTATGVVMGGLLTVFGFAMIWHIWWLAAASLVGTVVYFAIHAARDDQGYMVPVDVIERIEAEQHKRLVAAGKVRATATRVETSLEQA; this is translated from the coding sequence ATGTTTGGTAAATTAAGTTGGGAAGCGATCCCGTTCCACGAGCCGATTGTCATGGTGACCCTCGCCATCATCGCGCTCGGTGGTCTGGCGCTGTTCGCCGGGATCACTTACTTCAAGAAGTGGACCTACCTGTGGACCGAGTGGCTGACGTCGGTCGACCACAAGAAAATCGGCGTGATGTACATCGTCGTCGCCATGGTCATGCTGCTGCGCGGTTTTGCCGACGCGATCATGATGCGTACCCAGTTGGCCATGGCCACCGAGGGTTCGCCTGGCTACCTGCCGCCTGAACACTATGACCAGATCTTCACCGCCCACGGTGTGATCATGATCATCTTCATGGCGATGCCATTCTTCACCGGCCTGATGAACCTGGCAGTGCCGCTGCAGATCGGTGCCCGTGACGTTGCCTTCCCTTTCCTGAACTCCCTGAGCTTCTGGCTGCTGGTGTCCGGCGTCGTGCTGATCAACCTGTCCCTGGGTGTTGGTGAATTCGCCAAGACCGGTTGGGTTGCCTATCCGCCGTTGTCGGGGCTGCAATACAGTCCGGGCGTGGGTGTGGATTACTACATCTGGGCGCTACAGCTATCCGGGTTGGGGACGACGCTGACGGGGGTCAACTTCCTGGCCACCGTGCTGAAAATGCGTACCCCGGGCATGAAGCTGATGGACATGCCGATCTTCACCTGGACCTGCACCTGGGCCAACGTCCTGATCGTCGCTTCGTTCCCGATCCTGACCGCTACCCTGGCACTGCTGACGCTTGACCGTTACATGGATTTCCACATTTTCACCAATGAACTGGGTGGAAATCCGATGATGTACGTCAACCTGTTCTGGGCCTGGGGTCACCCCGAGGTGTACATCCTGATCCTGCCGGCGTTCGGGATCTTCTCCGAAGTCATCTCGACCTTCTCCGGCAAGAAACTGTTCGGCCACCACTCGATGATCTACGCTTCCGGCGCGATCTCGGTGCTGGGCTTCATGGTCTGGCTGCACCACTTCTTCACCATGGGTTCGGGGGCCAGCGTCAACGCCTTCTTCGGCCTGGCGACGATGCTGATTTCGATCCCGACGGGGGTGAAGCTGTTCAACTGGCTGTTCACCATCTACCAGGGCCGCCTGCGTTTCACCAGCCACGTGCTGTGGACCCTGGGCTTCATGGTGACCTTCGCCATCGGCGGTATGACCGGCGTACTGCTGGCCATCCCGGGTGCCGACTTCGTCCTGCACAACAGCCTGTTCGTGATCGCGCACTTCCATAACGTGATCATCGGCGGCGCGGTGTTCGGCTACATCGCCGGCTTCGCCTTCTACTTCCCGAAAGCGTTCGGCTTCAAGCTGCACGAAGGCTGGGGCAAGGGCGCGTTCTGGTTCTGGATCACCGGCTTCTTCGTCGCGTTCATGCCGCTCTATGTACTGGGCTTCATGGGCATGACCCGTCGCCTGAACACCACCGCCAACCCTGAGTGGGTGCCGTACCTGTACGTCGCCATGTTCGGTGCGGTGCTGATCGCCGTCGGTATCGCCTGCCAGCTGATCCAGCTGTACGTCAGCGTGCGTGACCGCAACAAGCCAGAGAACATGTGCGAACACGGCGATCCGTGGGATGCCCATACCCTGGAGTGGTCGACCTCTTCGCCACCGCCGTTCTACAACTTCGCCGTGCTGCCGAAAGCGGACACCATCGACCCGTTCACCGAGGCCAAGGAAAACGGTACTGCGTACCAGCCTGCGGCCAAGTACTCGCCGATCCACATGCCGAACAACACCGCTACCGGTGTGGTTATGGGCGGCCTGTTGACTGTGTTCGGTTTCGCGATGATCTGGCACATCTGGTGGCTCGCCGCCGCCAGCCTGGTCGGCACCGTGGTGTATTTCGCCATCCATGCCGCCCGCGACGATCAGGGCTACATGGTGCCGGTGGATGTCATCGAGCGCATCGAAGCCGAGCAGCACAAACGTCTGGTCGCGGCCGGGAAAGTCCGGGCCACCGCCACCCGTGTTGAAACCTCGTTGGAACAGGCTTAA
- a CDS encoding cytochrome o ubiquinol oxidase subunit III: protein MSNLVTNVGHAHGHDHGHDDHHHDSGEMTVFGFWLYLMTDCILFASIFAAYAVLVNNVAGGPSGHDIFELPYVLGETALLLFSSITYGFAMLALYKGKKTQVLGWLAMTFLFGAGFIGMEINEFHMLISEGFGPNRSGFLSGFFTLVGTHGLHVTSGLIWMAIMMYQVQKNGLTATNKTRLSCLSLFWHFLDVVWICVFTVVYLMGTL from the coding sequence ATGTCGAACTTAGTGACCAATGTTGGACACGCCCATGGTCATGACCATGGGCACGATGACCATCACCACGACTCGGGCGAGATGACCGTATTCGGTTTCTGGCTCTACCTGATGACCGACTGCATTCTGTTCGCGTCGATCTTCGCGGCCTACGCGGTGCTGGTAAACAACGTCGCCGGTGGCCCGTCGGGCCACGACATCTTCGAGCTGCCTTACGTACTGGGCGAAACCGCTCTGCTGCTGTTCAGCTCGATCACCTACGGCTTCGCCATGCTGGCGTTGTACAAGGGCAAGAAAACCCAGGTCCTGGGCTGGCTGGCCATGACCTTCCTGTTCGGTGCCGGCTTCATCGGCATGGAGATCAACGAGTTCCACATGTTGATCTCCGAGGGCTTCGGTCCTAACCGCAGCGGCTTCCTGTCCGGGTTCTTCACCCTGGTCGGCACCCACGGTCTGCACGTGACCAGCGGCTTGATCTGGATGGCGATCATGATGTACCAGGTCCAGAAAAATGGCCTGACCGCCACCAACAAGACTCGCCTGAGCTGCCTGAGTCTGTTCTGGCACTTCCTGGACGTGGTGTGGATCTGCGTATTCACCGTTGTTTATCTGATGGGGACCCTGTAA
- the cyoD gene encoding cytochrome o ubiquinol oxidase subunit IV: protein MANAHSHDGHDAGHGSVKSYAIGFILSVILTIIPFGLVMYPSLPKSLTLWIVLIFAVVQVLVHLVYFLHLDRSAAQRNNVIAFVFAALVIVLLVGLSLWIMFSIHTNMMAH, encoded by the coding sequence ATGGCTAACGCACATTCCCATGATGGTCATGACGCCGGTCACGGCAGCGTCAAGTCCTATGCCATCGGCTTCATCCTGTCGGTGATCCTGACCATCATCCCGTTCGGCCTGGTGATGTACCCCTCGCTGCCCAAAAGCCTGACCCTGTGGATCGTCCTGATCTTCGCCGTGGTCCAGGTCCTGGTGCACCTGGTGTACTTCCTGCACCTGGACCGCTCCGCCGCCCAGCGTAACAACGTGATTGCGTTTGTCTTCGCGGCGTTGGTGATCGTCCTGCTGGTCGGCCTGTCGTTGTGGATCATGTTCAGCATCCACACCAACATGATGGCGCACTGA
- the cyoE gene encoding heme o synthase, producing the protein MSLKHFIQITKPGIIFGNVLSVAGGFFLASKGHVDLAIFLAAMIGTSLVVASGCVFNNCIDRDIDIKMERTKNRALVQGLIPVQLALAFATVLGVAGVALLYRVANPLAALFAVIGFVIYVGLYSLYLKRKSVHGTLVGSLSGAMPPVIGYVAVSNSFDMAALTLLVMFSLWQMPHSYAIAIFRFNDYLAASIPVLPVKRGIRVAKKHILLYILAFLVATLMLTFSGYAGMSYLAVAAAMGMYWLYMAWTGYKAVDDTVWARKLFVFSIFTITALSVMMSLDFKVPSELLLTYAP; encoded by the coding sequence ATGTCCTTAAAGCACTTTATCCAAATCACCAAGCCGGGGATCATTTTCGGTAACGTGCTTTCTGTGGCAGGCGGGTTTTTCCTGGCCTCGAAAGGGCATGTCGATCTGGCCATCTTCCTGGCGGCGATGATCGGCACCTCCCTGGTGGTGGCGTCCGGTTGCGTGTTCAACAACTGCATCGACCGCGACATCGACATCAAGATGGAGCGCACCAAAAACCGTGCGCTGGTCCAGGGGCTGATCCCGGTACAACTGGCCCTGGCGTTCGCCACGGTGCTGGGCGTGGCCGGTGTGGCGCTGTTGTACCGCGTGGCCAACCCGTTGGCGGCGCTGTTCGCGGTGATCGGTTTCGTCATCTACGTCGGCCTCTACAGCCTGTACCTCAAGCGCAAGTCGGTTCACGGCACGCTGGTGGGCAGTCTGTCGGGGGCGATGCCGCCGGTGATCGGCTATGTGGCGGTCAGCAACAGCTTCGACATGGCTGCGCTGACGCTGCTGGTGATGTTCAGCCTGTGGCAGATGCCGCATTCCTATGCCATCGCGATCTTCCGCTTCAACGACTACCTGGCCGCCTCGATTCCGGTGTTGCCGGTCAAGCGCGGCATTCGCGTGGCCAAGAAGCACATCCTGCTCTACATCCTGGCCTTCCTGGTGGCGACCTTGATGCTGACCTTCAGCGGCTACGCCGGCATGAGCTACCTCGCCGTCGCCGCCGCCATGGGCATGTACTGGCTGTACATGGCCTGGACCGGCTACAAGGCCGTGGATGACACGGTCTGGGCACGCAAGCTGTTCGTGTTCTCGATCTTCACCATCACCGCCCTGAGCGTCATGATGTCCCTGGACTTCAAAGTGCCAAGTGAGCTGCTGCTGACCTACGCACCTTAA
- a CDS encoding DNA-binding transcriptional regulator — protein sequence MKKRDLFAELMQGVEEMASHREGKITLRQISAEDKPAPEVSAQEIVALRDKLRMSQAVFARSIRTSPGTLRNWEQEKSKPNAQAALLIKLVEKFPDMVERLGAV from the coding sequence ATGAAAAAGCGCGACCTATTTGCCGAGTTGATGCAAGGCGTTGAGGAGATGGCTTCTCATCGAGAGGGCAAGATCACCCTCCGCCAGATATCGGCCGAAGACAAGCCTGCTCCAGAGGTCTCGGCGCAAGAAATCGTGGCTCTGCGGGACAAGCTCCGTATGTCTCAGGCCGTTTTTGCAAGGAGCATCAGGACCAGCCCCGGTACGCTTAGAAACTGGGAGCAGGAGAAATCCAAACCCAACGCGCAGGCCGCTTTGTTGATCAAACTGGTCGAAAAATT